One part of the Salinivirga cyanobacteriivorans genome encodes these proteins:
- a CDS encoding ADP-ribosylglycohydrolase family protein: protein MIGAILGDILGSVYEFGPEKDISKIKFSERSDFTDDTVLTIAVADAILTGKEFRDNLHLFGNKYPGRGYGGRFVQWLKADGAGAYNSYGNGSAMRASPVGWVARTEAEVLDVAEKTANVTHDHPEGIKGAQAIALAVFLARNGSDKEIIREKIAETFAYDLEQQYNDIQPGYFFDVTCQGSVPQAIIAFLDSNDYQSAIRKAVALGGDADTQACMAGAIAEAFYGIIPDSDCKYLDRLPDEFLFTIRQFYTSFDIAMPCGIK, encoded by the coding sequence ATGATTGGAGCCATCCTTGGAGATATTTTGGGCTCTGTATATGAATTTGGTCCAGAAAAAGATATCTCGAAAATAAAATTTTCTGAACGCTCAGATTTTACCGATGATACAGTTTTGACCATTGCTGTAGCAGATGCCATTTTGACGGGTAAAGAATTCCGTGATAATTTACATCTTTTTGGCAATAAATATCCCGGTCGTGGGTATGGAGGTCGTTTTGTTCAGTGGCTGAAAGCCGATGGTGCCGGGGCTTACAATAGTTATGGCAATGGTTCAGCTATGCGTGCCAGTCCCGTGGGGTGGGTTGCCCGTACCGAGGCAGAAGTGTTGGATGTGGCAGAAAAAACAGCCAATGTGACTCATGACCATCCTGAAGGGATTAAAGGTGCTCAGGCCATAGCGCTGGCCGTTTTTTTGGCTCGCAATGGCTCCGATAAGGAAATAATTAGAGAAAAAATTGCTGAAACCTTCGCTTACGATCTGGAGCAGCAATACAATGATATTCAACCCGGTTATTTTTTTGATGTCACCTGTCAGGGGTCTGTACCGCAGGCTATTATTGCTTTTCTGGATAGTAACGATTATCAATCGGCCATACGTAAAGCTGTTGCACTCGGGGGTGATGCCGATACCCAGGCGTGTATGGCAGGTGCCATTGCAGAAGCGTTTTATGGTATCATTCCAGATTCAGATTGTAAATACCTGGATCGCCTACCGGATGAGTTTTTATTTACAATCCGGCAGTTTTATACCAGTTTTGACATTGCAATGCCTTGTGGAATAAAATAA
- a CDS encoding urocanate hydratase produces MTKEEFQQLIQEGIPSELPPKKAYDSHINHAPKRKEILTDKEKKLALRNALRYFPKAQHAELAPEFAEELKAYGRIYMYRFRPDWEMKARPIDWYPGKSKQARAIMVMIQNNLDPAVAQHPHELITYGGNGAVFQNWAQYRLTMKYLSEMTDDQTLVMYSGHPMGLFPSHKDAPRVVVTNGMMIPNYSKPDDWERFNALGVTQYGQMTAGSYMYIGPQGIVHGTTITVLNAARMIAEKGDASKPRLFITSGLGGMSGAQPKAGNIAGVVSICAEVNPDAAYKRQEQGWVDEVIEDVDRTIDTAIAYQNKKQPHSIAYLGNIVDLWERLVERNIYVDLGSDQTSLHNPWAGGYYPAGLTFSESNEMMAKEPEKFKEKVRESLRRQVAAINGLTAKGMYFFDYGNAFLLESSRAGADIMDEQNENFRYPSYVQDIMGPMCFDYGFGPFRWVCTSGKPEDLEATDRIASEVLDEIRQNSPKEIQQQMADNIQWIKGAQENKLVVGSQARILYADAEGRMKIAAAFNEAIKKGDIGPVVLGRDHHDVSGTDSPFRETSNIYDGSQFTADMAIQNVIGDGFRGATWVSIHNGGGVGWGEVINGGFGMLLDGTDEADRRLKMMLHWDVNNGIARRSWARNEGAVFAIKRAMEHEPRLKVTVPNNASDDIIDRVL; encoded by the coding sequence ATGACAAAAGAAGAATTTCAACAACTAATTCAAGAGGGAATTCCTTCAGAATTGCCCCCGAAAAAAGCATACGATTCGCATATAAATCATGCGCCCAAACGAAAAGAGATACTTACCGATAAAGAGAAAAAGCTGGCATTGCGTAATGCACTTCGCTATTTTCCCAAAGCGCAGCACGCTGAGTTAGCTCCAGAGTTTGCTGAAGAGTTGAAAGCCTATGGCCGCATTTACATGTACCGTTTTCGCCCCGATTGGGAGATGAAGGCAAGACCAATAGATTGGTATCCGGGTAAATCAAAACAGGCAAGAGCCATTATGGTAATGATTCAGAATAACCTGGATCCTGCCGTAGCTCAGCATCCACATGAATTAATTACTTACGGTGGAAATGGTGCTGTATTTCAGAATTGGGCACAGTACAGGCTTACCATGAAGTACTTATCTGAAATGACCGATGACCAAACATTGGTCATGTACTCAGGTCACCCCATGGGATTGTTTCCATCGCATAAAGATGCTCCGCGTGTGGTAGTAACCAACGGTATGATGATTCCTAATTATTCAAAACCCGATGACTGGGAGCGTTTTAATGCCCTTGGTGTAACACAATACGGACAAATGACTGCTGGATCGTATATGTACATTGGTCCGCAGGGAATTGTACACGGAACAACAATAACAGTACTGAATGCTGCACGCATGATTGCCGAAAAAGGCGATGCATCGAAACCCAGGCTTTTTATAACCTCTGGTTTGGGTGGTATGAGTGGTGCACAGCCTAAAGCAGGCAATATTGCAGGCGTTGTAAGCATTTGTGCAGAGGTAAATCCCGATGCTGCTTATAAGCGACAGGAGCAAGGCTGGGTCGATGAAGTGATTGAAGATGTAGATCGCACTATCGATACGGCAATAGCCTACCAAAATAAAAAACAACCCCACTCAATTGCATACCTGGGCAATATTGTCGATTTGTGGGAGCGATTGGTTGAGCGTAATATCTACGTGGATCTTGGTTCTGACCAAACTTCGCTGCATAACCCGTGGGCCGGGGGGTATTATCCGGCAGGACTAACTTTCAGTGAATCGAATGAAATGATGGCAAAGGAGCCTGAAAAATTTAAGGAGAAAGTACGGGAATCGTTGCGCCGGCAAGTTGCTGCTATAAACGGGCTTACCGCAAAAGGAATGTATTTTTTCGATTATGGAAATGCTTTTTTACTGGAGTCCAGCCGTGCAGGAGCAGATATTATGGATGAACAAAATGAAAATTTCCGGTATCCATCATATGTTCAGGATATTATGGGCCCAATGTGTTTTGATTATGGCTTCGGTCCATTTCGCTGGGTATGTACATCGGGCAAACCTGAAGACCTTGAAGCAACTGATCGCATAGCTTCAGAAGTTTTGGATGAAATTCGCCAAAATTCACCAAAGGAGATACAACAGCAAATGGCCGATAATATTCAGTGGATAAAAGGTGCACAGGAGAATAAACTTGTTGTGGGCTCACAGGCCAGAATTCTCTATGCCGATGCCGAGGGCCGCATGAAGATAGCTGCGGCTTTTAACGAAGCCATTAAAAAGGGAGATATCGGCCCGGTAGTTTTAGGTCGGGATCATCACGATGTTTCGGGAACCGATTCACCATTCCGTGAAACTTCTAATATTTACGACGGATCGCAGTTTACAGCCGACATGGCCATTCAAAATGTTATTGGCGATGGTTTTCGCGGCGCAACCTGGGTGTCTATCCATAACGGCGGTGGTGTAGGCTGGGGAGAAGTGATCAATGGCGGCTTTGGTATGTTACTCGATGGCACAGATGAGGCCGATCGCAGATTGAAAATGATGCTGCACTGGGATGTAAATAATGGTATTGCCCGCAGAAGCTGGGCCAGAAACGAAGGTGCTGTATTTGCGATTAAAAGAGCCATGGAGCATGAACCCAGACTGAAGGTTACCGTACCAAACAATGCTTCAGATGATATAATTGACCGGGTACTGTAG
- a CDS encoding 2-phosphosulfolactate phosphatase, translating into MKNARHVDICFSPALHANYHREGNLVVVIDLFRATTAIITAMANGAKSIKPVADIESALACRDNGFVVAGERNGHKLAEFDFGNSPLEFTTGRIQNKDLAITTTNGTQAFAAAQGQEAIAAALINYKAAMQYIQSGKQDVLLLCSGWTNKMNIEDTLLAGKFARDLLAEAGFYSTSDSIAIAEAMLEAAGSNWLEFILDSSPRLKGKYELLKDDMAWAMRQDIFNVVPLLKNDRLVPASEY; encoded by the coding sequence ATGAAGAACGCACGACACGTCGATATATGTTTTTCACCTGCCTTGCATGCCAATTATCACCGCGAAGGTAATCTGGTGGTAGTAATAGACCTTTTCAGGGCTACAACAGCCATTATAACGGCTATGGCCAATGGAGCAAAGAGTATTAAGCCGGTGGCAGACATTGAATCGGCACTGGCATGCAGAGACAATGGCTTTGTGGTCGCTGGTGAGCGCAATGGACATAAACTTGCAGAATTTGATTTTGGAAATTCGCCATTGGAGTTTACAACCGGGCGCATTCAGAATAAAGATCTTGCCATTACAACTACCAACGGCACCCAGGCTTTTGCAGCAGCACAGGGGCAGGAGGCCATCGCCGCGGCACTTATTAACTACAAGGCTGCAATGCAGTACATTCAATCGGGTAAACAAGATGTGCTTTTACTCTGCTCAGGCTGGACAAATAAAATGAATATTGAAGATACACTGCTGGCCGGAAAATTTGCCCGGGACTTGTTGGCTGAAGCTGGTTTTTATTCTACATCAGATTCCATTGCCATTGCAGAAGCAATGTTGGAGGCAGCAGGAAGTAATTGGTTGGAGTTTATTCTGGATTCATCACCAAGGCTTAAAGGGAAGTATGAGCTATTAAAAGATGATATGGCCTGGGCTATGCGCCAGGATATTTTTAATGTAGTGCCACTACTTAAAAACGACAGGCTGGTGCCAGCCTCTGAATATTAG
- a CDS encoding helix-turn-helix domain-containing protein → MEANKPAEYAAKYINSTNKHIFLTGKAGTGKTTFLRDIVHKTHKNTVIAAPTGIAAINAGGVTLHSLFQLPFGSFIPDQNFNIPPNLTEALNTPRTLLKTIKLNKAKRQLLQSIELLIIDEVSMLRADILDAIDVMLKSVRRNHNQSFGGIQILFIGDLLQLPPVVKREEYNTVGKYYETLYFFEAKALQNNKPVYIELEKVFRQQDPKFIDLLNNLRHNKITQHDIEILNQHYQPPGSDSNSDKAIFITTHNKLADEINQLELDKIDEKPTSFKATVHNDFKPHMYPIEPELKLKKGARVMFIKNDYSGEQRYFNGKIGTVTGFEEEGPIVSFEDGTSPFVVERYTWENKRYKLNKESNEIETSVKGTFIHFPLKLAWAVTVHKSQGLTFENATIDVSRAFAPGQIYVALSRLTSLDGLTLNAPIPQSPPETETALKTFTGEKQTESDLNAGFKTEAWVYLKQSAASNFNFKQLEYSFKDHVKSYNKSASHSKKQQYQQWAREMAAIIPKYVATGEKFVKQVNKLNDAEDKQESAYLLERITAARQYFEEHFKGLAEKVAAHAKEVNKKTGTKKYLKELKALEQDLWNQIEKMHKTQVLARAYVENTTPELTDYQYKPEQRKALEKSFKPARKKPTAEISFELYQKGLSIEEIAEQRSLVPNTIQGHLSQYVESGVLEITDFMTQENFELVQKAAKHVGSYSSGAIKEVMSNDFGYGDIKMALAAMRAKGIIKSET, encoded by the coding sequence ATGGAAGCAAACAAACCGGCAGAATATGCTGCGAAATACATCAACAGCACCAATAAACATATATTTCTGACAGGGAAAGCAGGTACAGGAAAAACAACTTTTTTACGTGACATCGTTCATAAAACCCATAAAAACACAGTAATAGCTGCGCCCACAGGCATTGCGGCAATTAATGCCGGAGGTGTGACGCTTCACTCTCTGTTTCAACTGCCCTTTGGAAGCTTTATTCCCGATCAGAATTTCAACATCCCGCCCAACCTTACAGAAGCATTAAACACTCCCCGGACACTGCTCAAAACAATAAAACTCAACAAAGCCAAAAGGCAACTACTTCAAAGCATTGAACTGCTCATCATCGACGAAGTGAGTATGTTGCGTGCCGATATTCTGGATGCCATCGATGTAATGCTAAAGTCTGTCAGACGCAACCACAATCAAAGTTTCGGAGGCATTCAAATATTGTTCATTGGCGATTTGCTGCAACTACCTCCGGTGGTAAAAAGAGAAGAGTATAATACGGTAGGAAAATATTACGAAACACTCTATTTTTTTGAAGCAAAAGCCCTGCAAAATAATAAGCCCGTATACATTGAACTGGAAAAAGTATTCAGGCAGCAAGATCCTAAATTTATAGATCTACTAAACAACTTGCGGCACAACAAAATTACGCAGCATGATATTGAAATTCTGAACCAACATTATCAACCGCCCGGGTCAGATAGTAATTCTGACAAAGCCATTTTTATTACCACACACAACAAGTTGGCTGACGAAATCAACCAGCTGGAACTCGATAAAATAGATGAAAAGCCAACCTCATTTAAAGCTACCGTTCATAATGATTTCAAACCACACATGTATCCGATTGAGCCGGAGCTGAAGTTAAAAAAAGGTGCCCGTGTTATGTTCATTAAAAACGATTATTCCGGCGAGCAGCGTTATTTTAATGGCAAAATAGGAACCGTAACAGGATTCGAAGAAGAAGGCCCCATAGTTAGTTTCGAAGATGGGACATCGCCCTTTGTTGTGGAACGCTACACATGGGAAAATAAACGCTATAAACTAAATAAAGAATCGAACGAAATTGAAACCAGTGTAAAAGGAACATTTATACATTTCCCATTAAAACTAGCCTGGGCAGTAACTGTACATAAAAGTCAGGGCCTCACTTTTGAAAATGCAACCATTGATGTTTCAAGAGCCTTTGCACCAGGACAAATATATGTGGCCCTTTCGCGGCTTACATCGCTTGATGGGCTTACATTAAACGCCCCCATTCCTCAAAGTCCGCCAGAAACAGAAACTGCTTTGAAAACCTTCACCGGGGAAAAACAAACAGAATCGGACCTTAACGCAGGCTTTAAAACAGAGGCCTGGGTATATTTAAAGCAGAGTGCGGCAAGTAACTTTAATTTCAAACAACTCGAATACAGTTTTAAAGATCACGTAAAAAGTTATAATAAATCTGCATCGCATTCAAAGAAGCAACAATATCAGCAATGGGCAAGAGAAATGGCTGCTATCATTCCAAAATATGTGGCTACAGGGGAAAAATTCGTGAAACAGGTAAACAAACTAAACGACGCTGAAGACAAACAAGAATCAGCATATTTACTCGAGCGAATAACAGCTGCGCGCCAATATTTTGAGGAGCACTTCAAAGGTCTGGCAGAAAAGGTCGCTGCACATGCAAAGGAGGTGAACAAAAAAACCGGTACGAAAAAATATTTAAAAGAACTTAAAGCCCTCGAGCAAGACCTTTGGAACCAAATTGAAAAGATGCACAAAACACAGGTTTTGGCCCGTGCCTATGTAGAAAACACAACTCCGGAGCTTACCGATTATCAATACAAACCTGAGCAACGCAAAGCACTGGAAAAGTCATTTAAACCCGCCAGGAAAAAGCCCACAGCCGAAATTTCGTTTGAGTTATACCAAAAAGGCTTATCCATAGAAGAGATCGCTGAACAAAGATCATTGGTCCCGAATACAATTCAGGGGCACTTAAGCCAGTACGTGGAATCGGGCGTATTGGAAATAACAGACTTCATGACTCAGGAAAACTTCGAGCTTGTGCAGAAAGCAGCCAAACATGTGGGCAGCTACAGTTCAGGTGCCATAAAAGAGGTAATGAGCAATGATTTTGGTTATGGAGATATAAAAATGGCCCTTGCTGCCATGCGCGCAAAAGGGATTATAAAATCTGAGACATAA
- a CDS encoding DUF5074 domain-containing protein — protein sequence MTLKLSYILLLVGLLMHSCMNDDQWYNLNDYDEQSTGVFILNEGNFMYDNASLSFYKPDSLIVQNNIFAEANGAPLGDVAQSMTIKDSLGFIVLNNSGKIYVINTNTFEFAGKITGLTSPRYIHFINDSKAYVTDLYSKTINIVNPLTFEVTGAIDVDNNHPDFAQHATEQMLQHGKYLFVNCWSYDDKLLVINTETDQWIDSIAVPIQPRSMVMDKNENIWVLTDGGFAGNPFGHEEPALLQLDPQTRQIVSMQRFDLSTSPSDLAINNTGDTLYFINGDVYRRSIYENSTTELFIESPYDGAYDRGFAAIGVDPRNGDIYVADAIDNIQRGAVYRHLTDGTAIDTFRVGIIPTAFIFK from the coding sequence ATGACACTAAAACTTTCATACATATTGCTTTTAGTCGGCTTGTTGATGCATTCATGCATGAATGATGACCAGTGGTATAACCTCAATGATTATGATGAACAATCAACTGGAGTTTTTATACTAAACGAGGGCAATTTCATGTACGACAATGCATCGCTCTCTTTTTACAAACCCGACTCACTTATTGTGCAAAATAATATTTTTGCAGAAGCAAATGGAGCACCGCTGGGCGATGTAGCACAATCGATGACAATCAAAGACAGTCTTGGATTTATAGTCCTTAACAATAGCGGAAAAATTTATGTCATCAATACCAATACTTTTGAGTTTGCAGGAAAAATCACAGGACTGACTTCACCACGGTACATACATTTTATAAATGATTCGAAAGCTTATGTAACTGACCTTTACAGTAAAACAATAAACATAGTAAACCCACTGACTTTTGAGGTTACAGGAGCCATAGATGTGGATAATAACCATCCTGATTTTGCACAGCATGCTACAGAACAAATGCTTCAACACGGTAAATACCTCTTTGTAAATTGCTGGAGCTACGATGACAAACTTCTGGTTATTAACACAGAAACCGACCAATGGATTGACTCCATTGCTGTACCCATACAACCAAGAAGCATGGTAATGGATAAAAATGAAAATATATGGGTACTGACTGACGGAGGTTTTGCCGGAAACCCTTTCGGACATGAGGAGCCTGCGTTACTCCAATTAGATCCGCAAACACGACAAATAGTTTCAATGCAGCGATTCGATTTATCAACATCACCTTCTGATCTGGCAATAAACAACACTGGCGACACGCTCTATTTCATCAACGGAGATGTATATCGCCGGTCAATTTATGAAAACAGCACTACAGAGCTTTTTATTGAAAGCCCTTACGATGGCGCATACGACCGCGGTTTCGCTGCAATAGGTGTAGACCCGCGTAATGGTGACATTTATGTTGCCGATGCAATTGATAATATACAGAGGGGGGCTGTATATCGCCATCTAACAGATGGTACAGCCATAGACACCTTCAGAGTCGGTATCATCCCCACAGCTTTTATTTTTAAATAA
- the arfB gene encoding alternative ribosome rescue aminoacyl-tRNA hydrolase ArfB, which translates to MSDIRNIDFEDEFDFQTSRSSGPGGQHANKTETRVTLRFDVNASAHLSDAQKARIFEKLGNAINSEGVLLISSQESRSQQQNKEICIAQFYDTIAAALKKPKKRKPTKPTKASKKRRLENKRQHAEKKARRQKPDL; encoded by the coding sequence ATGAGTGATATACGAAATATTGATTTTGAAGATGAATTTGATTTTCAGACTTCCCGCAGTAGCGGGCCCGGCGGACAACATGCCAACAAAACGGAGACAAGGGTTACGCTGAGGTTCGATGTCAATGCTTCAGCTCATTTATCAGATGCACAAAAGGCACGGATTTTTGAAAAACTCGGCAATGCCATCAACAGTGAGGGTGTATTATTAATTAGCTCGCAAGAAAGCCGCTCACAGCAACAAAATAAAGAGATATGTATTGCCCAGTTTTACGACACTATAGCGGCAGCGTTGAAAAAGCCTAAAAAACGTAAACCCACTAAACCCACAAAAGCCTCAAAAAAGCGAAGACTTGAAAATAAGCGCCAACATGCCGAAAAAAAGGCCCGCAGACAAAAGCCCGATCTCTAA
- a CDS encoding cob(I)yrinic acid a,c-diamide adenosyltransferase yields the protein MKTMYHVITGNGKGKTTAALGMALRAAGSGMRVFIAQFVKGKPYAEHQILEQVPGIDFALFGRRCFIHKAPEREDIEVAQKGWLQVQQIVQNKTVDLLILDELHIALYYQLLEEKEVAEFIAQNKKDIEIVTTGRYAPDGLIDLADLVSNIEEVKHYYEQGVEARKGIEF from the coding sequence ATTAAAACAATGTATCATGTCATAACTGGCAACGGAAAAGGAAAAACCACTGCAGCTCTGGGTATGGCTTTGAGGGCAGCCGGATCAGGTATGCGTGTTTTTATTGCACAATTTGTGAAAGGCAAACCCTATGCCGAGCATCAAATACTGGAACAGGTGCCAGGTATTGATTTTGCACTTTTTGGCAGAAGGTGTTTTATACATAAAGCTCCTGAACGGGAAGATATTGAAGTGGCACAAAAAGGGTGGTTGCAAGTACAACAAATTGTGCAAAACAAAACCGTCGATTTGCTAATTCTCGATGAACTTCACATTGCTTTATACTATCAGTTGCTTGAAGAGAAAGAGGTAGCTGAGTTTATTGCCCAAAATAAAAAAGATATTGAAATAGTTACAACAGGCCGCTATGCTCCGGATGGGCTCATTGACCTGGCAGATCTGGTATCGAACATAGAGGAGGTAAAACATTACTACGAGCAAGGTGTGGAAGCCCGGAAAGGTATTGAATTTTAA
- a CDS encoding AMP-binding protein: protein MINTQDINKPAIIGAEKTYNYGDLLRNIEYYSQFGQNLQTERVAIFAKNSADWVFAFYGAWNAGFTVVPIDFLASEEDLEYILNDCKPGMIFYDETTREKLEQVESNLSYDIKTVDLLAPKNINGQDSPEWKAPEKKDETAVIIYTSGTTGSPKGVELSFNNLRANIIAVSEKVPIYSGNQQILMLLPLHHIFPLAGSMLIPLYTGATIVESPSMQSTDLLKTFGDNKIDLMIGVPKLYKLLYQSISDKVNQKFILRAVFRIVKLIGSKKVAKKVFKKVHDRFGGNLTYLISGGAALDPKVGKFFHSLGFEVLEGYGMTEAAPMITFTRPGKFKVSSPGQALPDLEMRIKDDEIIARGPNIMRGYFNRPEETAEVIKDGWLHTGDLGRVDKKGFLNITGRKKEIIVLPSGKNINPVLLEQKLEQHESIAEAAIFFHKGFLHALIVPDMEQFANTDAAEINLKFRKEVLPWFNQQVTSYKRVMKFAITAEELPRTRLGKLQRFKLPELFENPVESRITADKQDDSEEFTVIKTFIEQQVDMNVAPDHHIEFDIALDSLDKLSLIDFIDRNFGVKLDEEKLLRFPSISKIAEHVRENKIFHKFEMPDWSAIIRERVHIKLPKSWFSQILLFKGLKYLFKVLFRIKSNGKENIPDGPAIIAPNHQSYLDAVFISAFIKNRELRRTFFYAKRKHIKTKFMNFLAGKHNVIVVDLDQGIKESIQKLAEALKQDNKVVIFPEGTRTKNGKVGDFKKTFAILSKELDVPVVPVAIKGAYNALPTGKKLPRLFTRIQVTYMPPVYPEKHDFDTLTDTVKENIREVVCH from the coding sequence ATGATTAATACTCAGGATATAAACAAGCCAGCTATTATAGGCGCGGAGAAAACCTACAATTATGGTGATTTGCTTCGCAATATAGAATATTACAGTCAATTTGGCCAAAACCTGCAAACAGAGAGAGTGGCAATATTTGCAAAAAATAGTGCCGATTGGGTATTTGCTTTTTACGGAGCATGGAATGCTGGTTTCACGGTAGTGCCAATAGACTTTTTGGCAAGCGAGGAGGATTTAGAATATATTCTGAATGATTGTAAACCCGGAATGATATTTTACGATGAAACTACCCGGGAAAAACTGGAACAAGTAGAGTCGAATCTCAGTTACGATATTAAAACGGTAGATTTACTAGCCCCAAAAAACATAAACGGACAGGATTCACCTGAATGGAAAGCACCAGAGAAGAAAGATGAAACCGCTGTAATCATCTACACATCGGGAACTACAGGATCGCCAAAAGGTGTGGAACTCTCATTTAATAACCTCAGAGCCAACATAATTGCAGTTTCCGAAAAAGTACCTATTTACAGTGGCAATCAACAGATACTTATGCTGCTGCCATTACACCACATTTTTCCTTTAGCTGGCTCCATGCTTATACCTCTATACACGGGAGCGACCATTGTTGAATCGCCTTCAATGCAATCTACCGACCTTTTAAAGACTTTTGGGGACAATAAAATTGATCTCATGATTGGGGTTCCCAAACTTTACAAATTACTTTACCAGAGCATCAGCGACAAAGTTAATCAGAAATTCATCCTCAGGGCCGTATTTAGAATTGTAAAACTAATTGGCAGTAAAAAAGTTGCCAAAAAAGTATTTAAAAAAGTACATGATCGCTTTGGCGGAAACCTAACCTACCTTATCAGTGGTGGAGCTGCACTGGACCCTAAAGTTGGTAAATTTTTCCACTCATTAGGGTTTGAAGTACTTGAAGGTTATGGTATGACCGAAGCCGCTCCAATGATTACCTTTACCAGACCAGGAAAATTCAAAGTTTCTTCACCGGGTCAGGCCCTACCCGACCTCGAGATGCGCATAAAAGATGATGAAATTATTGCACGCGGGCCAAACATTATGCGCGGCTATTTTAACAGACCCGAGGAAACAGCAGAAGTAATTAAAGACGGTTGGCTGCATACAGGGGACCTGGGACGTGTTGATAAAAAAGGGTTCTTAAATATTACCGGTCGTAAAAAAGAAATTATTGTACTGCCCAGTGGTAAAAATATCAATCCGGTATTGCTTGAGCAGAAGTTAGAACAGCATGAAAGTATTGCAGAGGCAGCAATATTTTTCCATAAGGGTTTCTTACATGCCCTTATTGTACCTGATATGGAACAATTTGCCAATACTGATGCTGCTGAAATTAACCTTAAATTCAGAAAAGAAGTGCTACCATGGTTCAACCAGCAGGTTACTTCTTATAAACGCGTAATGAAATTTGCCATTACAGCAGAAGAGTTGCCTCGTACAAGACTTGGTAAACTACAAAGATTTAAGCTTCCTGAGTTATTCGAGAACCCGGTAGAAAGCAGAATTACAGCTGACAAACAAGACGATTCAGAAGAATTTACAGTAATAAAAACATTTATCGAACAGCAAGTTGATATGAATGTGGCTCCAGACCACCATATTGAATTTGATATCGCACTTGATTCACTCGATAAATTGTCATTAATTGATTTCATTGACCGTAATTTCGGGGTTAAGCTCGATGAAGAGAAACTTTTAAGATTCCCCTCAATTAGTAAAATAGCCGAACATGTGCGGGAAAACAAAATCTTCCACAAATTCGAAATGCCCGACTGGTCTGCCATTATCAGAGAAAGGGTGCACATTAAGTTGCCTAAATCCTGGTTCAGTCAAATATTGTTGTTTAAGGGCTTAAAATACCTATTTAAAGTGCTCTTCAGAATAAAAAGCAATGGCAAAGAAAACATACCCGACGGCCCTGCTATTATTGCACCAAACCATCAGAGTTACCTCGATGCGGTTTTTATTTCTGCTTTTATCAAAAACAGAGAATTACGTCGTACCTTTTTCTATGCCAAGCGAAAACACATAAAGACAAAGTTCATGAACTTCCTGGCAGGTAAGCATAACGTAATTGTAGTTGACCTCGATCAGGGCATAAAAGAGTCGATTCAGAAACTGGCAGAAGCCCTGAAGCAGGATAATAAAGTGGTAATTTTTCCTGAAGGAACCCGTACCAAAAATGGTAAAGTTGGTGATTTCAAAAAAACGTTTGCTATTTTGAGTAAAGAGCTCGATGTACCCGTTGTACCGGTAGCTATTAAAGGCGCCTACAATGCCTTGCCAACAGGTAAAAAATTACCTCGCTTGTTTACACGCATACAGGTAACCTACATGCCTCCCGTTTATCCTGAGAAACATGATTTCGACACATTAACCGACACCGTAAAAGAGAACATCAGAGAAGTGGTTTGCCACTAG